One Pseudomonas entomophila genomic window carries:
- a CDS encoding YoaK family protein, translated as MLPTASSLHSARRVRLQVLRGRVGLGLVAGLSVLAGMTDAIGLLALGDFVSFMSGNTTRLAVAISQADFALMLRLALAILSFVLGNAMGVLLARQFRRRASPLLLLVAALLAFAAAWPGTSTFAALVTTILAMGMLNAVVEQVNGLPIGLTYVTGALSRFGRGLGRWLLGERRHGWRVQLVPWSGMLLGAAMGAWLEQRLGLRALAASCALACLLALVTRFIPRAWQLGYMPR; from the coding sequence ATGCTGCCCACCGCCTCCTCCCTGCACAGCGCCCGCCGGGTCAGATTGCAAGTACTGCGCGGGCGGGTCGGCCTTGGGTTGGTGGCCGGGCTGTCGGTGCTGGCGGGCATGACCGACGCGATCGGCCTGCTGGCGTTGGGGGACTTCGTCTCGTTCATGAGCGGCAACACCACCCGCTTGGCCGTGGCGATCAGCCAGGCGGACTTCGCCCTGATGCTGCGCCTGGCCCTGGCGATCCTCAGCTTCGTGCTGGGTAATGCCATGGGTGTGCTATTGGCCCGGCAATTCAGGCGACGGGCCTCGCCATTGCTGTTGCTGGTCGCCGCGCTGCTTGCCTTCGCCGCCGCCTGGCCCGGGACGTCGACCTTCGCGGCGCTGGTCACGACGATTCTCGCCATGGGCATGCTCAATGCCGTGGTCGAACAGGTGAATGGCCTGCCCATCGGCCTGACCTACGTGACCGGGGCGCTTTCGCGGTTCGGGCGCGGGCTCGGGCGCTGGCTGTTGGGCGAACGTCGGCATGGCTGGCGCGTGCAGTTGGTGCCATGGAGCGGCATGCTGCTGGGTGCGGCGATGGGGGCCTGGCTGGAACAGCGGCTCGGGTTGCGGGCGTTGGCGGCCAGCTGTGCCCTGGCCTGCCTGTTGGCCCTGGTGACGCGGTTCATCCCCAGGGCCTGGCAGTTGGGCTACATGCCCCGTTGA
- a CDS encoding dihydrofolate reductase family protein: MRKLIVAAFITLDGVMQAPGGPEEDTSGGFTYGGWIPPYADEIFGQAMQALFSEPFELLLGRRTYDIFAGYWPRQGQDSEDGSLADLFNSVPKHVATHHPESIEWHNSHALGQDVTAAVARLKQQDGAHLLTQGSGELVRQLLAAGLVDELRLLIHPLLLGRGKRLFGDDAQAAAFTLRESAVSPSGVLVAHYVRSGDVRTGSF, from the coding sequence ATGCGCAAGCTCATCGTTGCCGCCTTCATCACCCTCGACGGCGTCATGCAGGCCCCCGGCGGGCCAGAGGAAGACACCAGCGGCGGCTTCACCTACGGCGGCTGGATTCCGCCCTACGCCGACGAGATCTTCGGCCAGGCCATGCAGGCGCTGTTCAGCGAGCCCTTCGAATTGCTGCTGGGGCGGCGCACCTACGACATCTTTGCCGGTTACTGGCCACGCCAGGGGCAAGATTCGGAAGATGGTTCGCTCGCCGACCTGTTCAACAGTGTCCCCAAGCACGTCGCCACCCACCACCCCGAATCGATCGAGTGGCACAACAGTCATGCCCTGGGCCAGGATGTGACCGCAGCGGTCGCCAGGCTCAAGCAGCAGGACGGCGCTCACCTGCTGACCCAGGGCAGTGGCGAACTGGTCCGCCAGTTGCTGGCCGCGGGCCTGGTGGATGAGCTGCGCCTGCTGATCCACCCGTTGCTGCTCGGGCGCGGCAAGCGCCTGTTCGGTGACGATGCGCAGGCGGCGGCATTCACCTTGAGGGAATCGGCCGTCTCACCCAGCGGTGTACTGGTCGCCCACTATGTGCGCAGTGGCGATGTACGCACCGGTAGCTTTTGA